The following proteins are encoded in a genomic region of Rhizobium sp. NLR16a:
- a CDS encoding asparagine synthase-related protein, whose amino-acid sequence MLRGTLSARTVRELPNSSPQAGRIEPLEHCNVVYRLIQEPAAWAIVVAEKISGHAYSLTGLSDAYKFFEEFDGEVLLLEVQHNEYGFNLRLLSNGNGVAPVYFYQTGDFLHLDWDSHRLAQAVPYKPLDFQFLCRSIVDPVYTYRTPFLNVQSLPPRTELLWDGSRVSISQLQGEELVDEIDREDAAEFIADHVAAFLTKRAQPEDKVAVELSGGIDSSFVALAAFRAWQGRGITLGIDIGFGHERASQTKRRNKVIRALGCRDFLIDVRNHLPTFELSEQDLESRYLLSEEYERSFTRIWQIAQEQGCNVITGGYGGDELFPALETDEVRQDKLRGVTEADLSRIELVYEEIFTPEAVQALNDGFIGELDAGYLGKSARLAVIKRAPLLLSRGFWPVFPLFDEKLAAALLSATVDERHEKASLQRAVKALLGDNDIFGEYEKETLEGASDYSLRTNIDDVIHVLAHSRLIDVGILKPDAISMDGIGDISDKKNPYSPVLSVLYAAEKFIRWNLA is encoded by the coding sequence ATGTTGCGCGGGACACTTTCAGCTCGTACGGTTCGCGAGCTCCCTAACTCGTCTCCACAGGCTGGCCGCATTGAGCCGCTAGAGCACTGCAACGTTGTCTATCGATTGATTCAAGAGCCAGCGGCATGGGCGATAGTCGTAGCAGAGAAAATCTCAGGTCATGCATACTCGCTCACAGGCTTATCCGACGCCTATAAATTCTTCGAGGAGTTCGATGGTGAGGTTCTCCTCCTCGAAGTGCAACACAATGAATACGGATTTAACTTAAGGCTGTTGTCAAATGGTAACGGCGTTGCGCCGGTATATTTCTACCAGACCGGCGATTTCCTCCACTTAGATTGGGATAGCCACCGTCTTGCACAGGCAGTTCCATATAAGCCGCTAGATTTCCAATTCCTTTGCCGATCTATAGTGGATCCGGTTTATACCTATCGGACGCCGTTCTTAAATGTCCAATCCCTCCCTCCTCGAACGGAGTTGTTATGGGATGGTTCACGAGTATCAATTTCGCAACTCCAAGGTGAAGAGCTCGTTGACGAGATCGATCGCGAAGACGCCGCAGAGTTTATCGCCGATCATGTCGCGGCCTTTCTTACCAAAAGAGCCCAGCCCGAAGATAAAGTTGCCGTTGAGCTTAGTGGTGGGATAGATTCATCGTTTGTCGCCTTGGCAGCTTTTCGCGCTTGGCAGGGGAGAGGAATAACCCTGGGCATCGATATCGGCTTCGGCCATGAACGAGCATCTCAAACAAAACGCCGAAACAAAGTGATCAGGGCCTTGGGCTGCCGAGACTTTTTGATAGATGTCCGTAACCATTTGCCGACTTTTGAGTTGTCGGAGCAAGACCTTGAGAGCCGCTATTTGCTGTCGGAAGAATACGAGCGCTCATTCACGCGAATATGGCAGATTGCTCAGGAGCAAGGATGCAACGTCATCACAGGCGGATATGGAGGCGACGAGCTCTTCCCAGCTTTGGAAACGGACGAAGTGCGTCAGGATAAGCTGAGAGGCGTCACCGAAGCCGATCTCTCAAGAATTGAGCTGGTCTATGAGGAGATTTTCACGCCGGAGGCTGTGCAAGCCTTGAACGATGGATTCATTGGCGAGTTGGATGCCGGCTACCTTGGAAAATCTGCGCGACTGGCAGTAATAAAACGAGCACCGCTCTTGCTATCTCGTGGGTTTTGGCCCGTATTTCCGCTTTTTGACGAGAAACTGGCGGCGGCGCTGCTTTCGGCAACGGTGGACGAGCGCCACGAGAAAGCCTCGCTTCAACGGGCCGTCAAGGCACTTTTAGGCGACAATGACATCTTTGGAGAATACGAAAAAGAGACCTTGGAAGGAGCTTCGGACTATTCTCTTCGCACTAACATTGATGACGTCATTCATGTCCTGGCCCATTCACGTCTAATCGATGTGGGAATTCTCAAACCAGACGCAATCAGCATGGATGGTATCGGAGATATCTCGGACAAAAAAAATCCATACTCGCCCGTCCTGTCAGTTCTTTACGCGGCCGAGAAGTTTATCAGATGGAATCTCGCTTGA
- a CDS encoding phosphotransferase, whose translation MTDFQTIIGRWLQVDPTQVQMVTDGVNKNLRAMVDHQDVFFRFSPASLHSKSDLEAEAAALKKLYSMGVPCCEIVEVDGRQIWGPVKVNEVEYNALVNRAIVGSSLAPVPSDAKAFGRSLGQLHQVSADLPIPRNVSTRKKRVDPVLQTVLHDLTELANTFEVNPEAEVGICHGDAWLGNAIMRENTAVLFDFEFMKFEALAYDIATFIWALRADNNEEEDQTFRSFVRGYREECNKEFSEGELKNGLLRKEINNIEFLCENVAMSREVKVATARFARDTIDFVLSDEFSRFRWV comes from the coding sequence TTGACAGATTTTCAAACCATTATCGGACGGTGGTTACAGGTGGATCCAACCCAGGTTCAAATGGTCACTGACGGGGTAAACAAAAACCTCCGCGCGATGGTCGACCATCAGGACGTATTTTTCAGGTTTTCACCAGCCTCACTGCACTCGAAGAGCGATCTGGAAGCCGAAGCAGCAGCATTGAAGAAGTTGTACTCTATGGGGGTGCCGTGCTGTGAAATCGTAGAGGTAGATGGTCGGCAGATCTGGGGGCCAGTCAAGGTCAACGAGGTAGAATATAACGCATTGGTAAATCGCGCTATCGTGGGCTCATCATTGGCACCTGTCCCTAGTGACGCTAAGGCTTTCGGCCGCTCCCTCGGCCAGCTACATCAAGTATCCGCGGATCTGCCCATCCCACGAAATGTGTCGACCAGAAAAAAGCGAGTAGATCCAGTACTCCAGACAGTCTTGCACGATCTTACAGAATTGGCGAACACCTTCGAAGTCAATCCGGAGGCAGAGGTGGGTATCTGCCATGGCGATGCGTGGCTCGGTAACGCCATCATGAGAGAGAACACGGCGGTTCTATTTGACTTTGAGTTCATGAAATTTGAAGCCCTGGCTTATGACATCGCGACCTTTATTTGGGCGCTTCGAGCCGATAACAACGAAGAGGAGGACCAGACCTTTAGGAGCTTCGTGAGAGGATATCGCGAGGAGTGCAACAAAGAGTTCAGCGAAGGCGAATTGAAGAATGGTCTCCTGCGGAAGGAGATCAATAATATCGAGTTCCTTTGTGAAAACGTCGCAATGTCCCGAGAAGTTAAAGTCGCTACCGCACGGTTTGCCCGGGACACGATTGACTTCGTTCTGAGCGACGAGTTTTCACGGTTTCGCTGGGTTTAA
- a CDS encoding GNAT family N-acetyltransferase, whose protein sequence is MDSLIIRQPRSSDKEDIVAVYESRGFFDYSPSRPDLKVIVATVDAYFTELVSDPASIILYVAELEYRLAGFAIARKGARATWEVQSGVHFDHRKQGIGHVLLAALFEEMYKRGPAACKATVHAGNVASIKMVSRFFREHGEFTGLPGFLQFTTSW, encoded by the coding sequence ATGGATAGCTTGATAATTAGACAACCGCGATCCTCAGATAAGGAGGACATCGTCGCGGTCTATGAGTCCAGGGGCTTTTTTGACTACTCGCCGTCTCGCCCCGATCTAAAAGTCATCGTTGCAACAGTAGACGCCTATTTCACAGAACTAGTTTCCGATCCGGCCTCGATCATTCTCTACGTCGCCGAGCTCGAATATCGGCTTGCCGGATTTGCGATCGCCCGAAAGGGCGCTCGGGCTACTTGGGAAGTCCAGTCGGGCGTGCATTTCGATCATCGAAAGCAAGGCATTGGGCATGTCCTTCTAGCAGCGTTGTTTGAAGAAATGTATAAGCGCGGACCGGCTGCATGCAAGGCAACAGTACATGCCGGAAATGTCGCCTCGATAAAGATGGTATCGCGATTCTTCCGAGAACATGGAGAATTTACCGGCTTGCCGGGCTTCCTGCAATTCACGACATCCTGGTAG
- a CDS encoding GntR family transcriptional regulator — translation MIHQTSRPAYQALKRKIVDGELPFGAPITVRALESELGFSAIPIREALIALAAEDLIDFYPGRGFFNKRLDAESIALRLEFLQNLLLASAATLPHGRKNLVRKRLLDDGIRLREPANSVFESVKLITDIIDTYFAHPTAIFTRTAIAQCARYLVIDGEKHGPEGEIGKAAFSYLWLASSRQPVPLTERLQIFFEVRKQRMADTIQAVKERDLLAGHPMVFSGASF, via the coding sequence TTGATCCACCAGACCAGCAGACCTGCCTACCAGGCGTTGAAACGCAAAATTGTCGACGGAGAACTTCCGTTTGGTGCGCCTATCACGGTCAGGGCGCTCGAATCTGAGCTAGGGTTCAGCGCAATTCCAATCAGAGAGGCTTTGATCGCGCTGGCGGCAGAAGATCTGATAGACTTTTATCCGGGACGGGGCTTCTTCAACAAACGACTTGATGCAGAAAGCATCGCGTTACGCCTTGAGTTCCTCCAAAATCTTCTTCTGGCGAGTGCTGCTACGCTTCCCCACGGCCGAAAGAACCTTGTTCGGAAACGGCTGCTTGACGATGGTATAAGGCTCCGCGAACCTGCGAATAGCGTGTTTGAGAGTGTAAAGTTGATTACGGATATCATTGACACCTACTTCGCCCACCCGACAGCCATATTCACTCGTACAGCAATCGCACAATGCGCGCGTTACCTTGTGATCGACGGAGAAAAGCACGGGCCCGAGGGAGAGATTGGAAAGGCAGCCTTTTCATACTTGTGGCTAGCTTCCAGCCGGCAACCCGTGCCGCTGACGGAAAGGCTTCAGATTTTTTTTGAAGTTCGGAAGCAGAGAATGGCAGATACTATTCAAGCGGTCAAAGAACGTGACCTCCTGGCGGGTCACCCAATGGTTTTTTCTGGCGCTTCCTTCTGA
- a CDS encoding efflux RND transporter periplasmic adaptor subunit: MTIIIRWNHKRFAAAIAIAISSLAPAGTAVGQDKQSTQIELAQADVSKAVRQDVANEVRIAGSLTPIRRSTLTSRVSSTIIELPVQIGNVVTKGDLLVRFDTEGLESAVTAKRAEIDALNAQIELAEVVLERNITLGERGAASEATRLEARANLLKLQAQLRAKQAEVADAERSLAYGELRAEFNGMVAARPVEQGQTVALNTDLMTIVDLSQMEVDAGVPTSRIPLVRLKQPVDLAVEGFPGRTFTGQVVRISPTAVAGSRAVRVFIAIDNVQGLLRGGMFTTGVLKIDDQKDVIALPTASIRHDTGGSFVLKVEDGVLRRQSVELGTSWTDRDLVEVSGIKEGDVVVTAPLRDLVAGTPVAVEGS; the protein is encoded by the coding sequence ATGACGATTATTATTCGGTGGAACCATAAGAGATTTGCGGCGGCTATCGCGATAGCAATATCAAGTCTCGCTCCGGCTGGAACTGCCGTTGGGCAGGACAAACAATCAACTCAAATTGAGCTCGCCCAAGCTGACGTGAGCAAAGCTGTTCGTCAGGACGTCGCGAACGAGGTCCGCATTGCTGGATCTCTAACCCCAATTCGCCGCTCAACGCTTACTTCACGTGTCTCCTCCACGATCATAGAGCTTCCGGTACAGATTGGAAATGTCGTCACGAAAGGCGATCTGCTTGTCCGCTTTGATACGGAAGGACTTGAATCGGCAGTCACCGCCAAAAGGGCTGAAATCGACGCCCTCAACGCCCAGATCGAGCTCGCGGAGGTGGTGCTCGAAAGAAACATCACCCTTGGCGAGCGCGGTGCTGCGTCAGAGGCGACCCGGCTGGAAGCAAGGGCAAATCTTCTCAAGCTTCAAGCCCAGTTGAGGGCCAAACAGGCTGAGGTCGCGGATGCTGAGCGGTCTCTCGCCTATGGAGAGCTGCGAGCCGAGTTCAACGGCATGGTTGCCGCTCGTCCAGTGGAACAAGGACAAACAGTCGCGCTGAACACCGACCTCATGACCATAGTGGATCTCAGCCAGATGGAGGTCGATGCGGGAGTTCCCACAAGCCGCATTCCGCTTGTACGGCTTAAGCAGCCCGTCGACCTGGCCGTTGAAGGCTTTCCGGGACGGACGTTCACAGGCCAGGTCGTCCGTATTTCGCCAACGGCCGTTGCCGGATCTCGGGCGGTGCGTGTCTTTATTGCCATCGATAACGTACAGGGTCTGCTGCGGGGCGGCATGTTCACGACGGGGGTTCTTAAAATCGACGATCAGAAGGATGTCATCGCCCTTCCGACTGCTTCGATCCGGCATGATACGGGAGGCTCGTTCGTCCTCAAGGTGGAAGATGGCGTCTTGCGCAGACAATCCGTGGAGCTCGGTACGAGTTGGACCGACCGTGATCTCGTTGAGGTATCGGGCATCAAGGAAGGCGATGTAGTGGTCACAGCCCCGTTGCGCGATCTTGTTGCGGGCACGCCAGTGGCCGTTGAGGGCAGTTGA